The Balaenoptera acutorostrata chromosome 11, mBalAcu1.1, whole genome shotgun sequence genome segment TGCCAGCTGTGTAGCACTGTCCTGGGTGATGACCTGGCCTCTAGGTTTCCTGTCTGTGTACTGGGGGGGGACAGGAAGACCCTGGTAGTGTTGTTAGAAGGGTTCAGTGATCAGTTGGAGCTTGTATGAGCTTGTAAGTTCTAGAACTCTGTTAAGCTATGGCTTGACAGGGGAGACAGACAGAATCAGTGACTGTGTACAGCGATTTCCGTGCCAGTAGGTGTGCCCTGGGTGCGAGGAGTGGGAGCGCCAGAGAGTGAAATCACACTGAGATAGGGATTGAAATGAGCTTGGAAGAACAAGTAAGAGTTAACCAGATGAAGAAAGACCTTCCAGATAATTGGACCATGCAAAGATATGGAGATTTTAAAGGGgaatgcatttttcaaaaatgattttaatttagaAAGCAACCGTGTACCATGTCAGTTGTTTTGAAAGCAGACAGGTTCACAGCTCAGAATGCTGTGCTGGTTAATTCATCACAGGACCTCACGTATAAGGATATTGAGAGTTCATCTGCCCCCCTTTTCAGCCTTGAGATGAGACGGTGCATGAATCTGCTTAGGAGTTGACAACAGTGTCACAGAAAAGCAGTGACTTGTGTGCGCACTTTCCACCTGCACACTCTTTCTTGTTTTACTAATTTTTGGCCAtggtattctatttatttatttttggctgtgttggatcttcgtttctgtgcaagggctttctctagttgtggcaagcaggggccacccttcatcgccgtgcgcgggcctctcactatcgtggcctctcttgttgcggagcacaggctccagatgcgcaggttcagtagttgtggctcacgggcctagttgctccatggcatgtgggatcttcccagaccagggctcgaacccatgtcccctgcattagcaggcagattctcaaccactgcaccaccagggaagccccacctgcaTGCTCTTGAACTCGCATTTAAGTCTGGCATGTTGCTGCTTTATTTCAAAATAGATCATTTATAAGACCATGTTGTAAGACTGACCCGTAAATTGAGTCCTTGTCTGCTTTCCTTGAGCAACGGAAAAGAGTAAACATGCCAGGTAAGACCCATCAGCAGGGCAGGACTGAGAAACTACCACAGGATGGCCCTGAACGCAGACCTTTTCTAGAGGctcaatttgttttgtttttctgttaaagGAATCCTAATTTAAGAATACAAAGtgtccggggacttccctggtggtgcagtggataagactctgagctcccaatgcagggggcacaggttcgatccctggtcagggaactagatcccacatgcatgctgcaactaagagttcacatgccacaactaaggagccagcaagccgcaactaaagagACCGTcttctgcaactaagacctggcgtgcaaccaaataaataaataaataaataaatattaaaaaagaaaagtgtcagAAACCAGAAACCACTTTATTTTCCCTCTGGTTTTATCGTAGGTTTATTTGACATGGCCTGTGCCAAACTGTGCTGAGGGCTGCCCGGGATCCTGGATTAAAGACGGCTATTGTGACAAGGCTTGTAATAATTCGGCCTGTGATTGGGATGGCGGTGATTGCTCCGGTGAGGGTGTGTTCAAATGTAACTTGTCCATGttgacagaatttttttcatttgtcatcATTATCAACCATGTACAGTGACTTAATTAACCATTTTTCGTGTATTGAAACAATCATCCATAGACTCTTTGGAGGTGATGACTGGTGTCCCCATGTGGCCCAGTTTATTCATATTGTCATTGTTCAGGGCATTTTCCCACATGACCCTGCACTTGAAAGTGTCTTctattattcaaaatatgaaaatcagTTATACCCTTAATTATGTGAGCTCGAGAGCAAGAATTGCTCTCACTGGTTCCTGTCGGAGCTCATGGCCAGTGGCCCCTAGAAGCACACTGCTCCAGGTCAGTGAGGGACTAAAGAGATGCGGAAGAAATAAACATCTCCTCTCCTCGGcatctcttctccctttcttgtACACTTACATTTAGACTTGTTGAGGATAACAAGCTTTTACATTTCTTTACTGCCTTTCAGTTTATAAAGCATCATCCATTATCCACTTGAATTTCTCAGTCACCAAAGAAAGGAGAGTAGGTGCACAGATATTACCTTCCTCCTACTCCATTTGAGGAAACCGGTTTGGGAAGGTGTTCGAAGAAACAAAGCTTGTGTTTCAGTCAGCTCTATCAGAGGcacttttgaaaaatacaaaccGCTGCAGGGAGAGAACGTAGATGTGCAGGAGAGTCTCTGGAACCCGGAGAGCTCAGGGACAGAGCAGTGACACTTGGTCACGAGTTTATTGCCGGTGTTGGGACATGTTCTTGTCAGTCCTGAGAGTCACAGTCTTCAGAATAATCTGATTCTCCATACGCATCTACACGTGCCCCCTTGAGCACATTTGAGGCCTGTACTTCTGGGCTGCACAGATGGTAAGTGCCGAGGCCTGGTCATCCCACAGCCAGTCCACTGGCAACTGATGCCCCCTTTTCAGTTTGCCTCTTTTTAAGCTACGTAAAATCTTCTGTGAAAGAATGGGGTGAACCTTTCCTGACTGAAATTCATCCATTGGTCTTGAAAACACAGCTGAGAAATAAGGAACTGGCTTTTTTCCAAGACTGTAAGCACAGCAGGATTCtgttttcctcctccccctccaggtAACAGTGGTGCGGGTCGCTatgcaggaggaggtgggggcacCGGGGGCATTGGAGTCGGACAGCCCTGGCATTTCGGTGGAGGAATAAGCGGCGTCTCTTACTGTAATCAAGGATGTGCAAATTCCTGGCTCGCTGATAAGTTCTGTGACCAAGCCTGCAATGTCTTATCCTGTGGGTTTGATGCTGGTGACTGTGGGCAAGGTATATTTATTGCCATAAAGACGTATTTAGGATAAGGGGATAACAATCTTTCATAAATAGAGGGGTTTGGATCGTTTTTGTTACTTAAAGTAATAATTCTCTAGGTATCCCTTTCCCAGCCTTGCATCCAAACTAGTTGTGAGTTATAAGAGGGCACAGATCTTTAGACAACAGGAGACACTGAAGCTGCATCTTTTCCTGTTATTGCtctagtctgattttttttttcttttttttagtaagcAGATTTATCTTACATAGTGAAGGTTTAATTTGGGAACAATGAAAGGAGACCAATAATTCATTAAATAAGCTTGGTTTGAATACTGGATCTTGTTGATAGCTTATTTATTAATGGCGGTCCTTTTGGTCAGAAAGTTGTCTTTTTTTCAAATGGACAAAAAGATGGAAGTTGACCATTGGAATTCGCTGTCCTGAATCGTGCCTTGTCTCCGTAGTGAGTCAGCCTCAGCATTCCATGTCGATGATAGTGATTGCTTCAGAAAGTAAAAATGAGCCCTATACCAGTAGCTTTTGTGTTAGAATTTCTGATGattttaaagtccatttaaaGTCACTCTTAGAAAGTGAAAACTCAAACCCTAAGAGTTAaaggaaaaggggggaaatgcgtagttttttaaaaatcatgtttgtgttttttcctctaGATCATTTTCATGAATTGTATAAAGTAACTCTTCTCCCAAACCAGACTCACTATGTTATTCCAAAAGGTGAATGCCTGCCTTATTTCAGCTTTGCAGAAATAGCCAAAAGGGGAGTCGAAGGCGCCTATAGTGACAACCCAATAATCCGACATGCTTCTATCGCCAATAAGTGGAAAACCATCCACCTCTTAATGCACAGTGGAATGAATGCGACCACAATACATTTTAATCTCACGTTTCAAAGTACAAATGATGAAGAGTTCAGAATCCAGATAGCAGTAGAGGTTGACACAAGGGAGGAACCCAAACGGAATTCTACAACCCAGAAGTCTTACCAAAGTTTGGTTAGCCCCTCAGCACTTCTTCCAGAGGTGGAAATCCTGTTTGAGGATATCCCCGAAGAAAAACGCTTCCCCAAGGTCAAAAGACACGATGTTAACACAACAGGAAGATTCCAAATGGAGGTGCAAATTCCGCTGGTCAATATTTCACTCCTTCCAAAAGAGACCCAGTTGAGCCTTAATAACTTGGATTTGCAGCTAGAACACGGAGACATCACTATGAAAGGATACAATCTGTCCAAGTCAGCCCTGCTGAGGTCGTTTCTGATGAACCCACAGGATGCAAAGTTAACAATAAATCACCCTCTAATGACAGAGCAAAGAAATGACAGTTTGGAGGCTCCACTGGAAAAACAGGTTCACAAAAGCATCTTACCCAGCAGTTTAGGAACATCTGAAAGATTCCAGGGGTTATTGCCTTTTCCAGCAGTGACAATGACAGTGAATGGCCACTCCCAGAGCCAGACTCCACCCCTGGACTTAGAAACCAAAGCAAGATTCAGGTCCAAAACCGTGACCCCAAAAGTAGGTGGAGGTGTGTCAAAAGAAAAGCTCTCATCTCTGATTTTCCCACTGGAAAACAGGGAGACAGAAAAGGTAATCACAGggaaagaacaagagaagaaCAGAATGGAGGAAAATGCTAACAATTACCTAGGTGGTAATGAAGTATTACCCGGAAGAAAACTGCAACATTACACAGAGAGTTACCTGGGCTTTTTGCCATGGGAGAAGAAAAAGTATTTCCAAGATCTTCTTGATGTAAGTTACATCCAGCCTTATTCTTTCCCATgctcaggaaaaataaataaccttGTAAGTGGTAGTgatataataatagctaccatttattcagTACTTCCCTGTGCCCACCACTGAACTCAGTACTTTTCTTACGTGGTTTCATTTAATTGTCCCAATAATTCTAACAATAAAACTACCTTGTAAGGGTCTGCtatcattgtccccattttgcagttTAGGAAGCAGCCTTCATGTGAATGGGTAGGGGATTTACCCAGGGGCATACCCTGCGTCCATAGTAGGACAGGGATGGTATCTTTACTTGGCAGGTTGTGATATCAGAAAACGCTTTTGCATACCTCGTGCAGTCAGATCTCatatttttcaaactttactAATGAAAAACCGGAGAGGCAGATAAATTCATTAGCTTTCCCGACATCACAACAGCAGGTGAGGGTGAGCCAAGCCCTCTCCCTCCTGTACCACGGCCTCCACGGTGCCCTGGGGTCCTTTGTACATCTCACAAGCGCCGTCACTGTGCTGACTGCCGGGGAGTGCAAGATGGTGAGAACAGTCGCTGCTCTTGGAGACTCAAAGAGCAAGCTGGGAGGACAGATTTGTGGGCAGATAATTGTGGCAGTGTGATGAGTGTCTGCTGAAGTATGGACAAGGAGTCCGAAGGGAAGATTCCCTAACTCTGCCTGGAGGTACTGGGGGGAGGCATCCAGGAGGACATGCCCTGTGAGCTGACCTTTGAAGGGTGGGGCTGGATCGTGACCAAAGCACAGCCGTGAGTGGATGCTGGGCTGGGGGAGAGTGATGAATAGGGGCGTTGTCTCATTCCTCTCACGGCCTTCAGGAAGTATCTTGTCCCTGACATGGTAGCATTTACTAATTGTTAAGCGAGGGGATGCAGAGTTCTTGCCTACATTGATTTCCTCATTCTCCCCCGCTCCCtgctttttaaattgcaaaagCACTATAGGCTAATGGTAAAAATCGCAAgcaatgcaaaaaacaaaaaaagcagtaaaaaaaaaaaaaaaaaaaagggaaaggtctgtctccttccttccttaatCTCCTTACTTGAGACAGTCACTATGAATATGTAGTTTGGTGGGTATTCTTCCAGTATTTTTCTATAGATATGCAGACATACAAACTATATAgtttgttctgcagcagtgaagtTATATGTATTGCTCTGCAGTTGCCTTTGATGTGGTAGTATGTGGGCAAAttgccattgtttttttttaacggctgtaagttgtttccagtgttttgcaAGTACAGATACCTAATGTTGCAATAAATATTCTCGTACATATATCTTACTCTTGAGGAAGTTTTATTTCTGTAGGTAGAATTGCTAGGTTAAAGGGTCTATTGCGTATAAAATTTAACTGTGTCTTTCTTAAATATTGcaccccttcctccttccacAAACAGTATGCAAGCGTGCTTGTTTCTCCACAGACTAACCAACAGCAATTAATAGCATCTATATTTTCATCAGTTTGAGAAGCAAAAATATTTCATCTTCTGTAAAGTGTGTTCAGGTTCTTTGCCAATATTTTTTGCCCATTCATTCAGTTTCGCCTCTTACTGGTTTTGATAGGGTTCTTTACATTTCATAATATTAACACTATTATATGGTGAAACCAATTTTGTATTCTAGTCTTTGTGTTCAGGACTCAAGGACTTGCTGCTTTGATGTCACCAGTAGAAATAACTTGATACTGAAAGCACTATCAAATTTATTGTAAATTACATATTGCATTGAAATTGGCTATGAAATCTCACGATCAATGACTAGTCCTTAAAGAGTACCCTAAAAGCAGACCTCCACCCCACAGCTGTTGTGCTCAAGCCGATGTTGGCGATACTCTCACTGAAATCCAGTTTTGTCCTGCTCTTAGGATGCTTGAGGAGACCTGTTAGTGCTCGTTTCATCTGCCCCTCAGGACAGTTAGTGACTGGTTATTACCACGTTACATAAAGTAGTACCTCTGTTTCTTGTTAACACAGGGCACCTGTGCACTAAACACAATGCTGTGTTGTGTGGAATTCTCTTTTCAGGAAGAAGAGTCACTGAAGACACAACTGGCATACTTTACTGACAGCAAACACACAGGCAGGCAACTAAAAGATACATTTGCAGATTCCCTCCGATATGTAAACAAAATTCTAAATAGCAAGTTTGGATTCACGTCTCGGAAAGTCCCTGCACACATGCCTCACATGATCGACCGAACAGTTATGCAGGAACTGCAAGACATGTAAGTCTTGCTTGTGTTTGAGTTGTGTGTGCCCAGAGCCAAGGCTGCTTGAAGTTTTCGTCCTCACTATGCTGCGTTTATGGCTCTGACACGTGATGACTAGTATGTCGAAGGTATAATCTAAATAAGTGGGAAGGAAGATTCTGACTCCACAAGTGTTAGgtactgtatatattttaaatatccagATCTCACGGTATGTTACATTTGGACAGGTTCCCTGAAGAATTTGACAAGACGTCATTTCACAAAGTGCGCCACTCTGAGGACATGCAGTTTgccttctcttatttttattatctcatgAGTGCAGTTCAGCCACTGAACGTATCTCAAGTTTTTGATGAAGTTGACACAGACCAATCTGGTGTCTTATCTGACAGAGAAATCCGCACGCTGGCTACCAGAATTCACGACCTGCCTTTAAGTTTGCAggtattgtaatttttttccccctaaacttCATGATATTTTGAACTAAACTTTTACATTTGatactttctctctttcccctacATACTTCAATGGAATGCAAGTACAAGTAATTCTTCATATTTAATGAGTGGGTTCACAACTAGTCCATTTTAAATGCCAGGATTAAAATCAAATTTGAAGTTCGTATTTTGTAAGATTACTTTTTTTAGGCTTTCAGTAGGGATTGTAATTGTATTGTCTGGAGACGAGGCAGACCATACCTGCAGATAAGATTCTCGTGACAAGTTCATTCAGGGGCTTCAGGTGTGGCTGAGTGGAGATCTTAGCCAGGCCCACGGTGTTGCAGAGCCCCTTCTGTCATGGCATCCTTTAGTCCCAGGAGCAGGACACTCACTAATGGAGAGCTCCAAGATGAATCCAGCTGCAGGACACCCATCTGGTGATCCCGTGGACCACCTTGTGTAAAACGGTGCCTCGAAGTCCCGTATGTTCTACTTTGAGACAAAGATGGGTTATTTGTATTGTTTCATTCTGCTCTTTTTAGGGTGTCTTTAAGAATCATATAGTCAAACCCTCTGACGATAACGCTTAAATTTTGGtgactttaacatttttatttttaaaaccacaattGTTACTtgtaatgtatatataggtttatccttttatttttgctttgttaggACTTAACAGGTCTGGAACACGTGTTAATAAATTGTTCGAAAATGCTTCCTGCTAATATCACTCAGCTAAACAACATCCCGCCAACTCAGGAAGCGTACTATGATCCCAATCTGGTGAGTGCCGTGGGTTCTTTTATGTAAAGTAGAAAGTATATCCTTATTGGGTGTTAGTTACATCATTTCTGTAGAGCACTTCAAAAACTAGAAGCAGGCTCTGTTTATAGGTCTTTGGTGGAAATCAGTAGCACAGATAATCCAGAatcattcatatttttctttggaatatttttttttcctccctaatgGATGTTAAGCTAATACTGAGGTTAGTTGCTTATGTTCTATAAGCAGACATCCTATTCACTAAGGATAGCGGAAGATAGCGCCAGAGTATACTCATTGGCTTGGGAAAACAATCCTGAGGTTAAACATCAAATGGAATCCCATCTTCATCAAAGCTCAGTTGCTTTGATGCTGGCACTTTCTGGATCTTACCACTAGGGGCAGTGGATGATCTATACACAAGTATATCAGAGTAGCATTTGGCTGAAATGATTGGAAGACTTTGTTGATTGTAAGATGCATCCCAGCTTCAGAGAAATgataatgtggaaaaaaaaagttagaattgATGGACCAAGGATATAATACAGCCATTATGGGATGCTTACAGTTAATTTTTACTGATATATATGGaagaatgtttataaaataaaattaggtgGGGGGAAAATGGGTACTGCCATATACAGAATATGGTTTGAACTATGGAAAACTCCTGATACCTTCACACACATccccaaaattaatgaaaatgacaGTAGATTAAATCGtaggtagttctttttttttttaacatctttattggagtataattgctttacaatggtgtgttagtttctgctttatcacaaagtgaatcagctatatgtatacatatatccccatatcccctccctcttgcatctccttcccaccctccctaacccacccctctaggtggtcacagagcactgagctgatctccctgtgctatgcggctgcttcccaccagctatctgttttacatttggtagtgtatatatgtccatgccactctctcatttcatcccagcttacccttccccctccctgtgtcctcaagtccattctctgagtctgcgtctttattcctgtcctgctcctaggttcttcagaccttttttttaagattccatatatttgggttagcatacagtatttttctctttctgacttacttcactctgtatgacagactctgtgtccatccacctcactacagataactcaatttcatttctttttatggctactattcctgtgtgtgtgtgtgtgtgtgtgtgtgtatatatatgttttgttttgtttttaaatcatgcaGTGTGCAGTCTTgtgtccagcttttttttttttgaacataggtagttttttttatatataaatttatttttatttttggctgcatttgggtctttgttgctacgcgcgggcttttctctagttgcagtcagcgggggctactctttgttgcggtgtgcaggcttctcattgggtagcttctcttgttgcagagcacgggctctaggtgcgtgggcttcagtagttgtgccactcgggctcagtagttgtgccactcgggctcagtagttgtggctcgcgggctctagagcacaggctcagtagttgtggtgcgtgggcttagctgctccgcggcatgtgggatcttcctggaccagggctcgaacccgtgtcccctgcattggcaggcggattcttaaccactgtgccaccagggaagccccataggtaGTTCTTAATATCGTTTTTTCACACTAGTATTTTCCATAGTTTCTATAATGAATAGACTACACTTTCATAATCATAataacatgtatttaaaaaaaactgaccaTCTTGCAAATGTTCAAGCCCTATAATTAACTGCAGATGTTTGTAAATGAATGTAGAGAAGAGTAATGAATCAGTTAAAAATCTGATTCCTGAAAGAAGGTAATCATTCGATTGGCATTCATTGCACACGGCCGGGATGGTATTTCTCACTTGTGTTCTCGGAGGGTCCCGGGAAGCTCCCTCGTGAGGAGACTGTGAGGGGCAGCACAGCAGCTGTAGGAACCCGTAGGAAAACTGTAAGTGTTGCTGATCATGCGTTGGTTAGTTCAGCATATGGCATGGGTTTGTATACAAATGTGTCACTTAAAGCCAGTTCtctaaatattctaaaacttAAAACTATGAAATCAACAAAACTGAGGTAGAGGTATAAGACCTGATGTCAGCCCTCAGCCCTAAGGGAGCTTGCTCTAGTGGGGTAAACAGGCATGAATCAGCAGGTGGAGACTAGTTCTGGGTTGTGGGTTCTCGGGAGGCCTCGCATGGAGCTGATGCGCAGTCAGGCTGATAAGAGAACGGCAGCTCGTCTTGTGAGCTGCAGCAGTTTCTTCTGGATTTTTGGCACAATCCAGTAAAAATGCTTTGTCAGCCTCAGACTGTTATACAGAGATGTTAGTAGTTCTTTACAAGTGTGTTCTTAATGATTAAAAAGGCACATTTGTAATCACTGTAGGTGTTTTCCCTGCCTCGAGAGAGAATGgaatcaaagtttaaaaaaaaaaaaaaaaagaaagtagattgCATAGGCTAAAAGACATTCTCAGCTTTAGGACTTTTCAAACAATGATAAagctcttttctgttttccccaaATTTGGAGTTACCCCCAACAAAGCTAATATAATCAACTCTAAATCATCCAGAGGTGTcctggtttaaaaattttttttatgtatttgtcaaaataaAGTTCTACCAGTTATCAGAGATCTGGGCACAGCCTTTCTCAGATCTCAGGAGGGGCACAGTGAGCCGAGGGTTCCAGGCTGCCCTGACTTGCCTTTTCTGGTATCTTCTTGGTGGGCAAACCCAGAGCACTggacagaggaggaagaaagaagaaagtgtgCTGGCCTCCTAAACCATCTCCCCTCAGCCTCTCCCCTGGACCAGGCCTCTGTGGTCTTCACTCTCTTCGGGACCACATTGTGATCATGCTGACAGGTTGCCTTAGAGGCTGCTCACGTCACCCCAGATCCAGGGAGCTTTGCGAGTGGCTCAGCCTGTTTCAGTGCTTGCTCCAGACTTGTCTTTCACCTTCTGTATTTCCACATCCGTCCTTTCACTTGTCTGTCTTTCCTTCTCTATAAACTTTGGGTTCCTAGTAAGATGTTACAGTTACCAACCCCTTGCACTCGTATAGAACTTAGAGAACAGTGTTCCTTTCTAAGGAAGATGATCTATGTGTAGAAAACAGTTATTCATCTTTCCCTTTTACAGGCGTGATGAAAGGTTCTTGAGGGATTTTAgggctttttttaaagaaatgcacaCATATTCATCTATTagagtattttattgttttaccaAATATCTGGCATGAGGTTTAGAATCAGCAAATATCCCTTGAATGCTAAGGATTAAGTAAGTAGGGGCTGCTTTGCTAATGGTTATAAGTTAGTCTTGAGGCCTATGCAAATAAAGCTGTTTAGAGCATAAGTACTAATTATACAGACAGCATTAGTTAACATTACTCAAGTGAACTCTTAGCCAAGGTGTTGGCTTCATTACTGTAATTAACTGTTATTACTATAAGAATGACAGCTTAGCTTATGAGTATCATATAGACCAGTTCATTACAGTTTATCTtcgaaatttattttcattttgaaaaaattatagcAATCACTTATAAGACTGTTTTAACAGATAGTGTGTAGTAATGTGTGATTAAAATGAAACCTTATTCACAATAACAGGAAATTAGCATGCGGGCCCTAGTATgccatttgatttaaaatattacattaaaatagtCATCTTAATTACTGAGTTTTTCTGTgcccccttaaattttgcacctgaGATGAATGCTTCAGTCACCTCACCCTAGTCTTTGCCCTGAGGTAACGTCTGTATTTTCTCGCAGCCACCAGTCACTAAAAGTCTAGTAACCAACTGTAAACCAGTAACTGATAAAATCCACAAAGCGTATaaggacaaaaacaaatacaggtAAGTACTACatacattttctctttgtttaattTAAGGATAATTATGAGTggtattttcataatttt includes the following:
- the GNPTAB gene encoding N-acetylglucosamine-1-phosphotransferase subunits alpha/beta isoform X3, which produces MGSTSVSWASLSPSSRPSSSERLCLPMPIDVVYTWVNGTDLELLKELQQVREQMEEEQKAMREILGKNTTEPTKKSEKQLECLLTHCIKVPMLVLDPALPTNITLKDLPSLYPSFHSASDIFNVAKPKNPSTNVSVVVFDSTKNVEDAHTGIFKGNSRQTVWRGYLTTDKEVPGLVLMQDLAFLSGFPPTFKETNQLKTKLPENLSSKIKLLQLYSEASVALLKLNNPKDFQELNKQTKKNMTINGKELTISPAYLLWDLSAISQSKQDEDVSASRFEDNEELRYSLRSIERHAPWVRNIFIVTNGQIPSWLNLDNPRVTIVTHQDVFRNLSHLPTFSSPAIESHIHRIEGLSQKFIYLNDDVMFGKDVWPDDFYSHSKGQKVYLTWPVPNCAEGCPGSWIKDGYCDKACNNSACDWDGGDCSGEGNSGAGRYAGGGGGTGGIGVGQPWHFGGGISGVSYCNQGCANSWLADKFCDQACNVLSCGFDAGDCGQDHFHELYKVTLLPNQTHYVIPKGECLPYFSFAEIAKRGVEGAYSDNPIIRHASIANKWKTIHLLMHSGMNATTIHFNLTFQSTNDEEFRIQIAVEVDTREEPKRNSTTQKSYQSLVSPSALLPEVEILFEDIPEEKRFPKVKRHDVNTTGRFQMEVQIPLVNISLLPKETQLSLNNLDLQLEHGDITMKGYNLSKSALLRSFLMNPQDAKLTINHPLMTEQRNDSLEAPLEKQVHKSILPSSLGTSERFQGLLPFPAVTMTVNGHSQSQTPPLDLETKARFRSKTVTPKVGGGVSKEKLSSLIFPLENRETEKVITGKEQEKNRMEENANNYLGGNEVLPGRKLQHYTESYLGFLPWEKKKYFQDLLDEEESLKTQLAYFTDSKHTGRQLKDTFADSLRYVNKILNSKFGFTSRKVPAHMPHMIDRTVMQELQDMFPEEFDKTSFHKVRHSEDMQFAFSYFYYLMSAVQPLNVSQVFDEVDTDQSGVLSDREIRTLATRIHDLPLSLQDLTGLEHVLINCSKMLPANITQLNNIPPTQEAYYDPNLPPVTKSLVTNCKPVTDKIHKAYKDKNKYRFEIMGEEEIAFKMIRTNVSHVVGQLDDIRKNPRKFVCLNDNIDHNHKDAQTVKAVLRDFYESVFPIPSQFELPREYRNRFLHMHELQEWRVYRDKLKFWTHCVLATLIMFTVFSFFAEQLIALKRKIFPRRRIHKEASPDRIKV